From Acidicapsa acidisoli, the proteins below share one genomic window:
- a CDS encoding NHL repeat-containing protein, whose product MTTPSMITKAQTATQTVRQIATSAVCKTLTIATLMLCFTGPGFAQGWKSESREPFLPNPARSASTVPSNGDVNPYGVAFVGNNFLTGSGPLKHADILVSNFNNKNNLQGTGTTIVRIPTSGAPTLFFQGTAPLGLSTGLATLQYGFVLVANLPTADGTSATAKAGSLLVINNQGKLIQTFDSAQIDGPWDMTVVDHGDKASAYFSNALNGTVSRIDFAVTEQGLTKLDHYTIGSGYQHQGDPAALFDAPTGLVYDKKTDRLFVASTLDNVVFAIPQASKRTNSDGPGFIIYDDPAHLHGALAMAEAPNGHLLVTNNDVINSDPNQPSEIVEFTKEGDFVKEIPVDPNQGGSFGLGVSVQDNGTAILAAVDDNTATITIWTLEL is encoded by the coding sequence ATGACCACTCCTAGCATGATCACGAAAGCCCAGACCGCAACTCAGACAGTGCGCCAGATCGCAACCTCTGCAGTTTGCAAGACCCTCACCATAGCAACCCTTATGTTGTGCTTTACCGGACCTGGCTTCGCCCAAGGTTGGAAGTCTGAATCGCGGGAACCGTTCCTGCCCAACCCGGCACGCAGCGCGTCGACCGTCCCCTCAAATGGAGACGTCAACCCATACGGTGTCGCTTTTGTCGGGAACAACTTTCTCACCGGCTCGGGACCACTGAAGCACGCCGATATCCTGGTGTCGAATTTTAACAACAAGAATAACCTGCAGGGGACGGGAACAACCATCGTTCGCATTCCGACGAGCGGCGCGCCCACGCTCTTCTTTCAGGGCACTGCGCCGCTTGGACTCTCGACGGGCCTCGCGACCCTGCAGTACGGATTTGTTCTGGTTGCCAACCTGCCGACGGCCGATGGCACCTCGGCAACAGCTAAGGCGGGTTCGCTGCTGGTTATCAACAACCAGGGCAAACTGATCCAGACCTTCGACAGTGCACAGATCGACGGCCCATGGGATATGACTGTTGTCGATCACGGCGACAAAGCGAGTGCTTATTTCTCAAACGCTCTGAATGGCACTGTGAGCAGGATCGATTTTGCCGTGACCGAACAGGGACTTACGAAACTGGATCACTACACCATCGGGTCCGGATACCAGCATCAGGGCGATCCGGCGGCCTTGTTCGATGCTCCGACCGGCCTGGTTTACGACAAGAAGACTGACCGTCTCTTCGTAGCCTCGACCCTGGACAATGTTGTCTTTGCGATTCCTCAGGCTTCAAAGCGCACCAACAGCGACGGCCCCGGATTCATCATCTACGATGACCCGGCTCACCTGCACGGCGCGCTGGCCATGGCGGAAGCCCCAAACGGACACCTCCTGGTGACAAACAACGACGTCATCAACTCCGATCCCAATCAGCCGAGCGAAATCGTTGAGTTCACCAAAGAGGGCGACTTCGTTAAAGAGATCCCGGTCGATCCAAATCAGGGCGGCTCCTTCGGGTTGGGTGTTTCGGTTCAGGATAACGGGACTGCGATTCTGGCGGCTGTCGACGACAACACTGCAACCATCACGATCTGGACGTTGGAGTTGTAG
- a CDS encoding winged helix-turn-helix domain-containing protein: MYPSEQLLLREDDPISLAPKAFDLLVALIGSHGHLITRESLMQTVWPDSYVEETNLTVNISLLRKILGEMPGGRPWIATVPKRGYRFDGQVIVHAEPDGAHAFASPAPTAEETPAQIEPHGTSSPEDTAQQPPITKSRHFPRRYLLFGAAALLVVALSIWIGFRNYALRHPVPLASVHTIAVLPFQSADANPEDQYLGIGLADALITRLGRLPQIVVRPIGAVRGFGKSSDPVTVGQQLEVQAVLGGTVQRSGSRTRVAVHLKRTSDGQVLWSESFDSQNSSDFEIEDSISQQLAKALTLKLTQEEKRQLAAPNTPNSQAYELYIQGRYYWNKRSVESVQKSIDLFRQATNLDPNYTAAWSGLADAWILAGSYGNSFLAPAIAMPKAKEAAEKALALDDSSAEAHTSLAYIHLTWDWDFAAAEQEFKRALQINPSYVNAHHWYSHELVALGRIPESHEQSEAALALDPTDVVINEHMAWHHLMAREYDRSIPQAYKAVELDPGFVQAHRVLGLGLLYTGRSREACAEFEKGVDLSHGDPVASAYLARCYALTHREAEARKILPGLVQASTERYISAAEIAAVYAALNDSESALNWLDKACDEHAGALIYLNADRVWAPLRSNPKFVAVLKRVNLPALADETPSH; encoded by the coding sequence TTGTATCCGTCGGAGCAGCTGCTTCTCCGGGAAGACGATCCGATTTCGCTCGCACCGAAAGCCTTTGACCTGCTCGTGGCCCTAATCGGCAGTCACGGTCACCTCATAACGCGCGAATCCCTCATGCAGACCGTGTGGCCAGACAGCTACGTGGAAGAGACAAACCTGACCGTCAACATCTCCCTGCTTCGCAAGATCCTCGGAGAAATGCCCGGAGGCCGCCCCTGGATCGCCACTGTACCCAAACGCGGCTACCGCTTTGACGGCCAGGTAATCGTCCACGCAGAACCAGACGGGGCACATGCGTTCGCGTCTCCGGCCCCAACGGCGGAAGAGACCCCGGCTCAAATCGAGCCGCACGGTACTTCTTCCCCGGAAGACACGGCACAACAGCCGCCGATCACCAAATCCAGACATTTCCCTCGCCGCTACCTGCTCTTCGGTGCGGCTGCTCTTCTGGTCGTCGCTCTTTCCATCTGGATCGGTTTCCGCAATTACGCACTCCGTCATCCCGTACCTCTCGCCTCTGTCCACACAATTGCAGTCTTGCCATTTCAATCGGCCGACGCAAATCCCGAAGATCAGTATCTGGGCATCGGCCTGGCAGACGCGCTCATCACGCGGCTGGGCCGGTTGCCGCAGATCGTAGTGCGACCAATCGGCGCAGTGCGCGGCTTTGGAAAGTCCTCGGACCCAGTGACAGTCGGACAACAGCTCGAAGTGCAGGCAGTGCTGGGCGGTACGGTCCAGCGCAGCGGAAGCCGTACCCGGGTGGCCGTTCATCTCAAGCGAACAAGTGACGGGCAGGTGCTTTGGTCCGAAAGCTTTGACTCGCAAAATTCCAGCGACTTCGAAATTGAGGATTCCATCTCGCAACAGCTCGCCAAAGCGCTGACTCTGAAGCTCACTCAGGAAGAAAAGCGTCAGCTTGCCGCACCGAATACGCCCAACAGTCAGGCCTACGAGCTGTACATTCAGGGTCGTTACTATTGGAACAAGCGCAGCGTGGAGTCCGTGCAGAAGAGCATCGACCTCTTTCGCCAAGCGACGAACCTTGACCCCAACTACACCGCCGCGTGGAGCGGTCTGGCGGACGCTTGGATTCTCGCTGGATCTTACGGGAACAGTTTTCTGGCTCCCGCCATCGCCATGCCCAAAGCCAAGGAAGCGGCGGAAAAAGCTCTCGCTCTCGATGATTCTTCCGCCGAGGCGCACACCTCACTTGCCTACATCCACCTGACCTGGGACTGGGATTTTGCCGCGGCCGAACAGGAATTCAAACGTGCGCTCCAGATCAATCCCTCCTACGTAAACGCACATCACTGGTATTCCCACGAACTTGTCGCCCTCGGACGCATCCCCGAGTCGCATGAACAAAGCGAGGCCGCTCTCGCGCTCGACCCGACAGACGTAGTGATCAACGAACACATGGCATGGCATCACCTGATGGCCCGCGAATATGACCGCTCCATTCCGCAGGCATACAAGGCAGTGGAACTGGACCCCGGTTTTGTGCAGGCGCATCGGGTGCTGGGATTGGGTTTGCTTTACACCGGCCGCTCGCGAGAGGCTTGCGCGGAGTTCGAAAAAGGCGTCGACTTATCGCATGGCGATCCGGTCGCCAGCGCCTACCTCGCGCGATGCTATGCGCTAACCCATCGCGAGGCCGAGGCGCGCAAGATACTTCCCGGTCTCGTGCAGGCCTCGACCGAACGGTACATCTCCGCGGCAGAGATCGCCGCTGTCTATGCAGCCTTAAATGACTCCGAATCAGCTCTCAATTGGCTCGACAAAGCCTGCGACGAACATGCCGGAGCGTTGATCTATCTCAATGCCGACCGCGTCTGGGCCCCCCTGCGCAGCAATCCGAAATTCGTTGCGGTGCTCAAGCGGGTCAACCTGCCGGCCCTCGCCGACGAAACACCATCGCATTAA